A single genomic interval of Nonomuraea rubra harbors:
- a CDS encoding AMP-binding protein, translated as MLGRLADLGGFGLEAAPALIRNGLLSPVHPSALARVVEAYRHFHVSPATGLAAAAARWPDRPAVVDEEGSLTFAELDARAAALAAGLHRRFGTGPGRTVAVMWPNHRGFAEAVAAVSRLGADLLLLNTGLAGPRLRDVLRREGVHTLIADPGLPGVGFDGPRTGDLDALIEEGGAGEAPIPRRPGRLVLLTSGTTGVPKGAPRRLSPAAVIEPFISMLATVPVRGGEPMLIAPPLFHGLGLLWYAAALVLGCPVVLMRRFDPESVLDALDRHRAGTLVAVPVMLKRLLACTPRRLPHLRVVLSGGSALRPDLATAFMDAYGDVLYNLYGSTEAGWAALATPADLRTAPGTVGRPPRGATVRIAGPGGREQPAGQVGRVLVGGG; from the coding sequence ATGCTCGGAAGGCTGGCCGACCTGGGCGGCTTCGGACTCGAGGCCGCCCCCGCGCTCATCCGCAACGGGCTGCTGAGCCCGGTGCACCCCTCCGCGCTCGCCCGCGTCGTGGAGGCGTACCGGCACTTCCACGTGTCCCCTGCCACGGGGCTGGCCGCCGCGGCGGCGCGCTGGCCCGACCGGCCGGCCGTGGTGGACGAGGAGGGATCGCTCACGTTCGCCGAGCTCGACGCCCGCGCCGCGGCGCTGGCGGCGGGCCTGCACCGCCGGTTCGGGACGGGGCCAGGCAGGACGGTGGCGGTCATGTGGCCCAACCACCGCGGCTTCGCCGAGGCGGTCGCGGCCGTGTCCCGGCTGGGGGCCGACCTGCTGCTGCTCAACACCGGGCTGGCCGGGCCGCGCCTGCGGGACGTGCTGCGGCGGGAGGGCGTGCACACGCTCATCGCCGACCCCGGCCTGCCCGGCGTCGGCTTCGACGGGCCCCGGACCGGCGACCTGGACGCGCTGATCGAAGAAGGCGGCGCGGGGGAGGCGCCGATCCCGCGGCGGCCCGGGCGGCTGGTGCTGCTCACGTCCGGGACGACCGGCGTGCCCAAGGGCGCGCCGCGGCGGCTCTCCCCGGCCGCTGTGATCGAGCCGTTCATCTCGATGCTGGCGACCGTCCCGGTGCGCGGCGGGGAGCCGATGCTCATCGCGCCGCCGCTGTTCCACGGGCTCGGCCTGCTCTGGTACGCCGCCGCGCTCGTGCTCGGCTGCCCCGTCGTGCTCATGCGCCGCTTCGACCCGGAGTCCGTGCTCGACGCCCTCGACCGGCACCGGGCCGGGACCCTGGTCGCCGTGCCGGTGATGCTCAAACGCCTGCTGGCCTGCACGCCCCGGCGGCTGCCCCACCTGCGCGTGGTGCTCTCCGGCGGCTCGGCACTGCGGCCGGACCTGGCCACCGCCTTCATGGACGCCTACGGTGACGTCCTCTACAACCTCTACGGCTCCACCGAGGCGGGCTGGGCCGCCCTGGCCACGCCCGCCGACCTGCGTACCGCGCCCGGCACCGTCGGCCGCCCGCCGCGCGGGGCGACCGTCCGGATCGCGGGCCCCGGCGGGCGCGAGCAACCGGCCGGGCAGGTGGGGCGGGTGCTCGTCGGCGGCGGCTGA
- a CDS encoding AMP-binding enzyme: protein MIVSGGENVFPQEVEHVLARVPGVADVAVLGVPDEEYGQRLAAYVVAAAGARLSADELRRTVKEELAGFKVPRDVEFVASVPRSPTGKVERDRLLRG, encoded by the coding sequence ATGATCGTCTCCGGTGGCGAGAACGTGTTCCCGCAGGAGGTGGAGCACGTCCTGGCCCGCGTTCCCGGGGTGGCGGACGTGGCGGTGCTGGGGGTGCCGGACGAGGAGTACGGGCAGCGGCTGGCCGCGTACGTGGTGGCGGCGGCCGGGGCGCGGCTGTCGGCGGACGAGCTCAGGCGGACGGTCAAGGAGGAACTGGCCGGGTTCAAGGTGCCGCGCGACGTCGAGTTCGTGGCGTCGGTACCGCGGAGCCCGACCGGCAAGGTGGAGCGGGACCGGCTGCTGCGGGGATGA
- a CDS encoding NAD(P)/FAD-dependent oxidoreductase, translating to MRVVVIGAGVVGAAVAAGLTRRGAQVTVLEARTPGAGTSSTSVAWVNANNKTPRAYFDLNQAAVWAHHQLAGDHFFPTGNLECAATDEHRELLEARVTRLIGMGYPVERVTARRALALEPDLVPPPPGTEYVFFPGEAYVHPLRLLGRLLGEARDGGATLECGAEVSAIEASASGAKVTVADGRTFAGDAVVTCAGRWTQHVAALAGLTVPMLDPAVSGTVTNGFLVTTSPVPARLSRVLTTAGLNLRPDGGGRLLLQSLPLDGLADPAAPVPEAVLAEIMALLPGVLRATEGAAAERAVVGQRAMPGDGLTVAGFADPGRRVYTVATHSGVTLAPLLMAEVAGEVFGEESALLAPFRPARFTDGTAGPAPAAARRPGQQ from the coding sequence GTGCGAGTCGTCGTCATCGGCGCGGGGGTGGTCGGAGCCGCGGTCGCGGCCGGCCTGACCCGGCGCGGCGCGCAGGTCACGGTGCTGGAGGCGCGTACCCCGGGGGCGGGCACGAGCTCCACCTCCGTCGCGTGGGTCAACGCCAACAACAAGACGCCCCGGGCGTACTTCGACCTCAACCAGGCCGCCGTCTGGGCCCACCACCAGCTCGCCGGCGACCACTTCTTCCCCACGGGCAACCTCGAGTGCGCCGCCACCGACGAGCACCGGGAACTGCTGGAAGCCCGCGTCACCCGGCTGATCGGCATGGGCTACCCGGTCGAACGCGTCACCGCCCGCCGCGCCCTCGCCCTGGAGCCCGACCTCGTGCCGCCGCCTCCCGGCACCGAGTACGTGTTCTTCCCCGGCGAGGCGTACGTCCATCCGCTGCGCCTGCTCGGACGCCTGCTCGGCGAGGCCCGCGACGGCGGCGCCACCCTGGAGTGCGGCGCGGAGGTCAGCGCGATCGAGGCGTCCGCGTCGGGGGCGAAGGTGACGGTGGCCGACGGGCGCACGTTCGCCGGCGACGCGGTCGTCACCTGCGCCGGCCGCTGGACGCAGCACGTCGCGGCCCTGGCCGGGCTGACGGTGCCGATGCTGGACCCGGCCGTGTCCGGCACGGTCACCAACGGCTTCCTGGTCACGACCTCGCCGGTGCCCGCGCGCCTGTCGCGCGTCCTGACCACCGCCGGGCTCAACCTGCGCCCCGACGGGGGAGGGCGGCTGCTGCTGCAGTCCCTGCCCCTGGACGGGCTGGCCGATCCCGCCGCGCCGGTGCCCGAGGCGGTCCTGGCCGAGATCATGGCGCTGCTGCCCGGCGTGTTGCGGGCCACCGAGGGGGCCGCGGCCGAGCGGGCCGTGGTGGGGCAGCGGGCGATGCCCGGCGACGGGCTCACCGTGGCGGGGTTCGCCGATCCCGGGCGGCGGGTGTACACGGTGGCCACGCACAGCGGGGTCACGCTGGCGCCGCTGCTGATGGCGGAGGTCGCGGGGGAGGTGTTCGGGGAGGAGTCGGCGCTGCTGGCGCCGTTCCGGCCGGCTCGCTTCACCGACGGCACGGCCGGGCCCGCCCCGGCCGCTGCGCGCCGTCCCGGCCAGCAGTAA